GCTGTGGCTGGCCGTCCGCCACGGTTGCTTGATCGCCGTCGATGCTTTGGACGAGCTCGATAGGCTGCTCGCGCTGGCCGGCGGCGATGAGAGGGTACGCATCCTGCTGCGAGTGCTTCCGGATATCAACCCGCACAGCCGATTTGGTTTGGATTCGGATGAGTTGGACGCCGCCCTGCAGCGATGCGTGCAGCAGCCGTCCCGGGTGTCGATGGAAGGATTTTCGTTCCACCTCAACGGATATGAGGTCAAACCACGGGCGCAGCTGGCGGCCCAATTGATTGACCGCCTCGTCCACGCGCGAGCACTGGGACTCGCGGCGACGTCGATTTCCATCGGCGGCGGGTTCGCGGTGAGCTATCTCGACGCCGAGACCTGGGCCCGATTCTTGCGCGAGAGCAACGAAACGGACTTCCACGCCGGAAAGACGTTCACCCACTTCTATCCCTATCATCAGGCGCCGACGGGGGCCGACATGTTGGCCGCGATCCTTGCCCACGAGGACGTCTGCGGTGAAGGCACAGTCGGCGACAAGTTCGCCAGGACCGGAACCAAGTTGCTGCTTGAACCCGGGCGGGCGTTGCTTGACGGGGCGGGGTGCACGGTCTTTCCCGTCCAGGGGTTCAAGCGGCGAGGCGACTACGGGATCGTCACCGTCGCCGGGTTGAGCATGAGCCTGTCCGAGCAATGGAAGTCCAGCGAGTTCCTCCCCGACCCGACGCTGTGGCCAGAAATGAGCTCCGACGACCACGAGCCGACAGGAGCGCTCCGATGCTGCGTTGGTGGGGCGAGCTGCCTGGAATACGACATGCTGACCTGGCGCAAAGTCGCGCTGCCACGGGCGCCTCGCCATGGCGACTTGCTCATCTACCCCAACACCGCCGGCTACCAGATGGATAAGAACGAATCCGAGTTCCATGGTCTTCCGCTGCCGCCGAAACTCGAGGTAACCCTTGACGATCAGGGCCGGTTTCGTTGGCGGCACGACAACAGCGGTGATCGACCGTGAGCCACGTGCCCGTGAGTGCAGTTCGTAAGGCGCGTCTTGGTCCGCTGGTGCGGACCAGTCGCCAACTCACCGCTCTGGCGGCACCGATCGCCGGGGTGCAATTCGCCCAAGTGGCTTTGACCACGACCGATTTGGCTGTGATGGGACTGATCGGTGTGCAGGCCATCGCCGCCGGTGGACTGGCCGCGGTCTTGTACAACTTGATGCGCACCATGAGCGTGGGGGTGGTGACCGTGGTGGGAAACCTGGTTGCCGGTGCGGCCGGTCAGGGTGAGGCACGCTCCGGAGGCGACGGCCCAGACGCTGCGGCAAGCGCGCATATACGCCAGATCACGCGATCGGCTTTCCTGGTGGCCACCGTTACGGCCGCGCTCCTGGGAGCCGCGCTGATTGGGTTGGGCTACATGTTGCCATTCTTCGGGCTGGACCGGGGCGTGCTGGCACTCGCACGACCAATGATGATCGCTTTGGCTCCCGGTCTGTTGCCGATGGTATGGCTAAATGTATTGCGCCAGTTCTCGGTTGGCATGCGCCGCCCGGGTCCGCTGTTGGCCGTCAGCATCGCGTCCATCGCCGTGAACGCCGCGCTGGACCTGGTGTTCGTTTACGGTCTGCTGGGCATCCCGCGGCTGGGGCTGGCGGGAATCGGGCTGGCAACAACGCTGGTGCAGCTGCTCACCGTTGCCGCGTTCTACCTTATGCTGCGCCGTGATGATCGGCTCGCTCCACTATTGTCGGTCGACGGCTGGAATGCCGACCCTGGTATGGCCCGCAGCATCGTACGATTGGGCGTTCCCATTTCCTTGATGTACGGCTCAGAGGCCGGGATCACCTCCCTGGCCGCCGTGGTGATGGGGGCCTTCGGCCCAATCGTGCTGGCGGCACACAATGTGGTGACTCAACTGACCCGCATCGCGTTCCAAATGAGCATCGGCCTGTCGCACGGGTCGTCAATCCTCATTAGCCGTTCGATCGGCAAGGGTGATAACGGGCAGGCCGAGCGGGTAGCCGTGGTGGCGCTCGTGCAGGGTGCGATCACCACAGTCGCACTTGGGGTGCTCTACATAGTGGCGCCGGCCTGGGTGTTGCGGCCATTCCTGGACTTCGCCGACTCGGCAACCATTGTGCTGGCCAAGGTTTTCCTACTCTTCGCGATCGCCCAGCAAATCGTGGATTTCACACAGAACATCGCCGTGGGATTGCTTCGCGGCATCGGAAACACCACGGCGGGACTGCGAGCAACCTCAGCCGGATATTGGTTGGTCGGCCTGCCCGCCATGTTGTTGCTCGCTTTCCCGGCGCACCTGCACGGGGCCGGAGTGTGGATTGGGCTGAGCACGGGGTTCGCCGTGGCAGCGGCGTTGCTACTGCGCCGGTTCCGCCACGACTTACCGCAAGCGATCTGAGGTCCGAGAGGCCACCACGTCGCTCAAGCTGGTGGGGTAGACGGTCACGTCCTCGCCGTCGACGGGAACGATGCTGTGGTCGTCGAGCATCGCACCGAAATAGCGGGCGGTGGGGTCGGTCACCACCTGGCGTGGATCGCCGTATGCGGCAAGGGCCGTCCGGATGAGGTCGTCCATGCCGAACTTGTCCGGGCCGGCGATGTTGGTAATCCCGTTGAGTGGCTGGCCCACGGTCGCCCGGGTGACGGCGGTGGCGACGTCCTCGGCGGCAATGGGCTGGATCGCCGCGTGCGGCAGGCGGACCGTGTCGCCGTCGGTGGCCGAATCGGCGCTGCCCTTGACGAACTCGAGGAACTGGGTCGCCCGCACGATGGAATATGGCGCCTCCGACTCCTCGATCAGTTTTTCTTGAGCCGCTTTGGCCCGCAGGTAGCCACTTTCCGGCACCCGGTCGGTGCCCACGATCGACAGCGCGACGTGGTGCTGCACACCGGCGGCCCGCTCCGCCGCGAGGAGGTTCTTGGTCGAGGTGGTGAAGAAGTGCATCACGTCGTCGTCGGCGAAGGACGGCGAGTTGGACACGTCCACAACCGTGTGGACACCGGCAACGGCTTCGGCGAGACCTTCGCCGGTCACGGTGTTGACCCCCGATCTCGGCGAACCCGGGACCGCCTCGTGGCCCAACTTGATGAGCTTGGCGACAACCCGCGAGCCGATGAGTCCGCTACCGCCGATGACGAGGACCTTCATGAGCGAGCCTTTCAAGTTTCTCGATGAACCTGGCGAATCCAGCATCGCCTCGATTCGTGCTGCTGGGAACACCTGAGCCTTCTTTAAATCAACTGCTTGACTTAACCCTCGCAGCGCGAATTAACTCGTCGTATGGTCAACGAACTAGCCGGCAAGGTCGTCATCGTCACCGGCGGTGCCTCGGGCATCGGTCGCGGCACGGTGGAGCGGTTTGCGGCTGAGGGCGCGCGGGTCGTCATCGCCGATGTCCAAGAAGACCTCGGTGCCGACCTGGCGGACTCGCTGGGCCCCGGGGCTCTCTTCCGCCGGACCGACGTCTCCGACCCCGACCAGGTTGGTGCGCTAGTCGCGACGGCTGTCGCGAGGTTCGGCGGTCTGCACGTCATGGTGAACAACGCCGGTGTTGCCGGAACCATGCACCGCCGATTCCTCGACGATGATCTGGCCGACTTCGACCGCGTCATGGCGGTCAACGTCCTGGGCGTGATGGCGGGTACCCGAGATGCCGCTCGGCACATGGCAGATAGCGGCGGGGGATCGATCATCAACATCACCTCGATCGGCGGTATCCAGGCCGGCGCCGGCGTGATGGCCTACCGCGCGTCAAAGGCGGCGGTGATCCATTTCACCAAGTGTGCGGCAATTGAGTTGGCGCATTATGAGATTCGGGTGAACGCCATCGCGCCGGGTAACATCCGCACGCCGCTGTTGGCGTCGTCGGCGGCGAACATGGATCCAGAGGAAATCGAGCGGTATGAGGCGGCGATCCGCGAGACGATGCGGGCCGACCGGCCCCTGAAGCGTGAGGGCACACCCGGGGACATCGCCGAGGCGGCACTGTATTTCGCCAGCGAGCGATCGCGATACGTCACCGGGACCGTGCTGCCGGTGGACGGGGGGACGGTCGCGGGCAAGGCGATTCGTTCGCACCGAACGTGAACTGGCGGCGAAGTCCCCGCCTTTCGCGCTGTGTTCACGTTCGGCGATGCTCACCGGCCGCGCAGGTGCCTGAACACCCAACTTCTCACATTCGACGAAATCAACGCCGCCGGAGACCTCACCCAACCCAAACGCATCGTCACCGACGCCCTTCACCGCAACGGGCTCTGAACCACGGACCCCCAGCCCGAGCGCCCGTCCCAACGCTCGGTTCTTCGAATTAAAGCAAGCGCTTGACTTAATCCGGGGCTAGCGGTTGACTAGCGGCATGACCACAGTGGGCCGGGCCGTGCGCAGCGAGCGGGCCAGCTCCACCCAAGAGGCGATCCTGGCGGCGGCCGAGCGGTTGTTCGCCGAGCACGGTGTGTTCGCAGTGTCCAACAGGCAGGTCAGCGAGGCCGCCGGCCAAGGCAACAACGCCGCGGTGGGCTATCACTTCGGCACCAAGGCCGACCTGGTGCGCGCGATCGAGGAGAAGCATCGGGGACCGGTGGAACGGCTGCGCGAGCAAATGGTGGCTCAGCTCGACGAGTCCGCCCACATGCGGGACTGGGTGGCATGCCTGGTGCGCCCGCTCACCGATCATCTCGAGGCGCTTGGCAACCCCACGTGGTACGCCCGCTTCGCCGCCCAGGCGATGACCGATCCCGCCTACTACCACATCATCGTCAAGGGCGCACTCAGTTCGCCATCGCTCGTTCAGGTTGTTGACGGCATCGACCGCTGCCTGCCCGACCTGCCGGCCGAGGTGCGCTACGAGCGCAACATCATGGCGCGCAACCTGTTGATGCACACCTGCGCGGATCGGGAACGTGCGCTCGCCGCGGGCACGTCAACGCACCAATCGTCATGGCGGGCTGCGGCATCCGGCCTCATCGACGCGATTGTCGGCCTGTGGCTGGCGCCCGTGACCCCGTACGAGTGAAGAGACCATGGATGAAAGTGTTTGTCGACCAAGGTATTTGCGCCTCATCGGGAAATTGCGTCAGGACTGCTCCCGGGGTTTTCGACCAGCGCGACGAGGACGGCGTCGTCGTCCTGCGCGACGCGAACCCCCCCGCCGAGCAAGCCGAGGCTGCCCGCCGGGCGGCCGCTGCGTGCCCGGCTCTGGCAATCCGCATCGAGGAATGACCGTGTCCGACGCACTGGCAACTACGACGAGCGACATCCCTGAGTACCCGATGGCCAGGCGGCCCGGCTGCCCCTTCGCCCCGCCTCCGGACGTGATGGCGCTTGCCGAACGCAAGCCGCTCAGTAGGGTCCGCATCTGGGACGGCAGCACGCCCTGGCTCGTCACTGGCTACGAGCAATGCCGGGAGCTGTTCTCCGACTCCCGCGTCAGCGTCGACGATCGGCTCCCCGGCTTCCCGCACTGGAACGCGGGCATGTTGTCGACCGTGCACAGCCGTCCGCGATCCGTCTTCACCTCCGACGGCGAGGAGCACACCCGGTTCCGCCGGATGCTGTCGAAGCCGTTCACCTTTAGGC
This is a stretch of genomic DNA from Mycobacterium lacus. It encodes these proteins:
- a CDS encoding alanine racemase; the protein is MAHAAGGPFHVVFAPRFARNLRAFTDVIASAGVAGQVFFAKKANKAGCWLRVCAQAGAGVDAASAPELVHALGCGVRGRDIVVTGPAKSEHLLWLAVRHGCLIAVDALDELDRLLALAGGDERVRILLRVLPDINPHSRFGLDSDELDAALQRCVQQPSRVSMEGFSFHLNGYEVKPRAQLAAQLIDRLVHARALGLAATSISIGGGFAVSYLDAETWARFLRESNETDFHAGKTFTHFYPYHQAPTGADMLAAILAHEDVCGEGTVGDKFARTGTKLLLEPGRALLDGAGCTVFPVQGFKRRGDYGIVTVAGLSMSLSEQWKSSEFLPDPTLWPEMSSDDHEPTGALRCCVGGASCLEYDMLTWRKVALPRAPRHGDLLIYPNTAGYQMDKNESEFHGLPLPPKLEVTLDDQGRFRWRHDNSGDRP
- a CDS encoding MATE family efflux transporter — protein: MPVSAVRKARLGPLVRTSRQLTALAAPIAGVQFAQVALTTTDLAVMGLIGVQAIAAGGLAAVLYNLMRTMSVGVVTVVGNLVAGAAGQGEARSGGDGPDAAASAHIRQITRSAFLVATVTAALLGAALIGLGYMLPFFGLDRGVLALARPMMIALAPGLLPMVWLNVLRQFSVGMRRPGPLLAVSIASIAVNAALDLVFVYGLLGIPRLGLAGIGLATTLVQLLTVAAFYLMLRRDDRLAPLLSVDGWNADPGMARSIVRLGVPISLMYGSEAGITSLAAVVMGAFGPIVLAAHNVVTQLTRIAFQMSIGLSHGSSILISRSIGKGDNGQAERVAVVALVQGAITTVALGVLYIVAPAWVLRPFLDFADSATIVLAKVFLLFAIAQQIVDFTQNIAVGLLRGIGNTTAGLRATSAGYWLVGLPAMLLLAFPAHLHGAGVWIGLSTGFAVAAALLLRRFRHDLPQAI
- a CDS encoding SDR family oxidoreductase translates to MKVLVIGGSGLIGSRVVAKLIKLGHEAVPGSPRSGVNTVTGEGLAEAVAGVHTVVDVSNSPSFADDDVMHFFTTSTKNLLAAERAAGVQHHVALSIVGTDRVPESGYLRAKAAQEKLIEESEAPYSIVRATQFLEFVKGSADSATDGDTVRLPHAAIQPIAAEDVATAVTRATVGQPLNGITNIAGPDKFGMDDLIRTALAAYGDPRQVVTDPTARYFGAMLDDHSIVPVDGEDVTVYPTSLSDVVASRTSDRLR
- a CDS encoding SDR family NAD(P)-dependent oxidoreductase, giving the protein MVNELAGKVVIVTGGASGIGRGTVERFAAEGARVVIADVQEDLGADLADSLGPGALFRRTDVSDPDQVGALVATAVARFGGLHVMVNNAGVAGTMHRRFLDDDLADFDRVMAVNVLGVMAGTRDAARHMADSGGGSIINITSIGGIQAGAGVMAYRASKAAVIHFTKCAAIELAHYEIRVNAIAPGNIRTPLLASSAANMDPEEIERYEAAIRETMRADRPLKREGTPGDIAEAALYFASERSRYVTGTVLPVDGGTVAGKAIRSHRT
- a CDS encoding TetR/AcrR family transcriptional regulator — its product is MTTVGRAVRSERASSTQEAILAAAERLFAEHGVFAVSNRQVSEAAGQGNNAAVGYHFGTKADLVRAIEEKHRGPVERLREQMVAQLDESAHMRDWVACLVRPLTDHLEALGNPTWYARFAAQAMTDPAYYHIIVKGALSSPSLVQVVDGIDRCLPDLPAEVRYERNIMARNLLMHTCADRERALAAGTSTHQSSWRAAASGLIDAIVGLWLAPVTPYE
- a CDS encoding ferredoxin, producing MKVFVDQGICASSGNCVRTAPGVFDQRDEDGVVVLRDANPPAEQAEAARRAAAACPALAIRIEE